The sequence ACAGGCACGCCCCCGATTTGCTCAACCCAGCGACCCATCTCCTCGCCGGCAACGCGCATCCGCAAACCCTTAGGCTCAAATCCGTTAGGGAATTCACCTTTGCACATTGCCTGATATGGCGGAGTTGCATAGTTCGACAAAAAGCGCACGTCATATTCGCTAAACTCTTGCAAACACTGTTCGCAGCCGTTGAGCACTGTGTCAACCGCAGCCGCGGCAGTCACGAGGGAATTTTGATTCCAAAACGACAAATCGCTGATGATTGAATTAGCCGGAATGGAAGTTGGGAAATAGACGCTAACCATAAAGCCAGCATCGATCAGGCCATCACGGACCGCCGTCAGCATCGTTGGGCCAGAAGCAGCAGCACCAGAGGGGAACAACTTAAACGATACGCTGCCGTCTGTTTCAGACTGGACCTTATCGATAAAGGTTTTGATACCAAGGCTGGTTGGATGATGCGGAGGAAGATAGCTTGCATACGTGAGGTCGCGAGCCATTGCACTGGGCGACACGCTTATGCTTGCAGTCAGGGCGGCACCGACAGCCATCACAGCAAATTTTTTATTGTTAGTAAGCATGGTGTGTTTCTCCTTTGTATCCGTTGCGCACTCTGTTTGATTGGAGTATTGTTCGCTGTGCGCACACGACGTTCTCACTGAGAACACGGTAGAGAAAAGACCCTTTGCCAGGGTTTGTCAAGCGGAAACACGTTGAGAGGAGCGATTGAGAGATATGGATGAGACCAGCTCGGATCTGGTTGTGGCCTCCTTTGCTCGAGGGCTAGCCATCATCAAGGCCTTTGGAGCGGGGGCGACAAGATTGACGCTTTCAGCAGCAGCCAAAAGGTCGGGGACTACTCGAGCGAGCGCCCGCAGGCTTCTCCACACGCTCTGTGCGCTCGGCTATGTCAAAACTGACGGCAAGGAATTCTGGCTGACTCCAAAGATTCTGGAGCTGGGCTTTTCATATCTTTCGTCTATGGAGATCTGGTCATTTGCGCAGGGCTATATGGAGGATTTGGTCCAGCGTGTTCACGAGTCGTGCTCCATCGCTGTATTGGAAAACTACGATGTCTACTATGTGATGCGTGTGCCGACGCGACGCCTATTGAAAAGCACATTGAACGTTGGCAGCACGCTTCCGGCCCATGTGGTTTCTCTTGGACGCATCCAGCTGGCGGCTTTATCGGAGGATGAGCTAGATCGTTATCTTGACTCAGTAGATCTGCGCCGCTATACACGGTTTACGATCACCGACAAAGATGAACTGCGCCGTGTGATATTGGAAGACGGAGCGAAAGGCTGGTCTGTCGTAGATC is a genomic window of Stutzerimonas stutzeri containing:
- a CDS encoding C4-dicarboxylate TRAP transporter substrate-binding protein gives rise to the protein MLTNNKKFAVMAVGAALTASISVSPSAMARDLTYASYLPPHHPTSLGIKTFIDKVQSETDGSVSFKLFPSGAAASGPTMLTAVRDGLIDAGFMVSVYFPTSIPANSIISDLSFWNQNSLVTAAAAVDTVLNGCEQCLQEFSEYDVRFLSNYATPPYQAMCKGEFPNGFEPKGLRMRVAGEEMGRWVEQIGGVPVNIPNNEAYEAMERGQLDCVIGATSWLKSLSLNEVVDSVITLPMGAFQGGSNINVRDGLWQDLSTSEQKVLVDATPIALARTIFAYESEEAEAREAAQENGIKFVEVSPMLKQTRDEFMQSQLARAAATAKGRGVSEPEQIVSNFINNLEKWEKLVADGNITEEQYAELLRTEIYDKASL
- a CDS encoding IclR family transcriptional regulator domain-containing protein, giving the protein MDETSSDLVVASFARGLAIIKAFGAGATRLTLSAAAKRSGTTRASARRLLHTLCALGYVKTDGKEFWLTPKILELGFSYLSSMEIWSFAQGYMEDLVQRVHESCSIAVLENYDVYYVMRVPTRRLLKSTLNVGSTLPAHVVSLGRIQLAALSEDELDRYLDSVDLRRYTRFTITDKDELRRVILEDGAKGWSVVDRELEEGMCGISVPIKSHDNRTIAAINLTMAPSRAAEPGVLDELLDHLQQTANSINMSLSDNRS